The Bartonella bovis 91-4 sequence AGATCTAAAATAATGCACTTTATTTAAAATAAATAGCATCACCACCAATCTTCTGTTTTATTTTAAAATCCTACAGCACTATTTTTAAATGGCATTCAAACAACGTTAAAATAATTTCTACTCTTACTTATAAAAACTGCCTTCTTATAAAATCACTGCTACTAAATTTGAAAGTATCATGAAAAAACTGCTATTTTAGTAAAAATTGCAGACACTGGTCTGTCAAACTTCCTTTAACACCCCTACCAAACCTCCGTTAATGCTTGATAAGTTAAAAACACGTACAATACTTACACCACAAAGATTTAAAAACAAATCTCACCTTATGTTTTATCACACACAAACTTTGATTTGCCACAAAAATGAACAACCTTTGCTTTTCCTCTCTACTTCTCTCTTTCTTAGGAAGGCTCAACGATTGTACAATTAATTGCTATAGAGCGCCTTGATGAAATTTATATTATTTATAGATAGATATAAGTTTACAATACAAACAAAATCACCCGCATGCACTATCTCTAACATTATTCACCATATCAAAAGCAGTATTAAGCGGTGCAGACGTAAACCACCTAAGCAGTATAAACATAAAGCTTATTGCCAGGAATAATCTTATGCTCAAACACCTTGTAATTGATAAGGGATTACAAATATTTTCAGTCAATCGATATTTTAAATCCTATTGGGCAAAAACCAACCAAACTTAATATTGTGTGAATAAGCTATTGCACGAAAAGAGCTTAAAGTTTTACCAAGTCTTTTGAAAGTAACATAAAAATCTGCTCAGCCAATTCTTCAGCAACGCGTTTTTGTGCATTTTCTTCAGCTTGCACTGTTGCATATTCTTGACTAAGCCGGTCAAAAGACGCACTCATAGCTCCTTTGCCTTTAGCAACAACAGCATTGTTCATATCTTTTAACATATAAGAAGCCCTGCTTATCACTGTCCCAACAGAAGAACGCCCCACTCCATCTGGATCTTCATAAATATCTACCTGCACAGATGTGTGTGTAGCAACAGATGTGTGCAACGATAATTGATAAACTGGAACAGAAGGCTTTCTCCCATTCCCATACATAAGAAATAACAAACGATTGCGGATCATCTGGCCAAAACGATCTGAAGGTTCTTCAACAACAATTGTGGCAAATTTTGCAAAAAGATCTGAAGAAACCACATCTGAATGCTTCCCACGCAAGGGTGAGCCAACCGATTGCGACCTAACTTGCAACCCTATTTGCGACCCCACCTGTCCCCCCTCTTGAACCTTTTGGCGATAAAGAGGCTCAACAGTGCACCCATAAAGAAGCATTAACAAACA is a genomic window containing:
- the lptE gene encoding LPS assembly lipoprotein LptE; the protein is MSLFKWVFYAGFTCLLMLLYGCTVEPLYRQKVQEGGQVGSQIGLQVRSQSVGSPLRGKHSDVVSSDLFAKFATIVVEEPSDRFGQMIRNRLLFLMYGNGRKPSVPVYQLSLHTSVATHTSVQVDIYEDPDGVGRSSVGTVISRASYMLKDMNNAVVAKGKGAMSASFDRLSQEYATVQAEENAQKRVAEELAEQIFMLLSKDLVKL